One Amycolatopsis sp. NBC_00355 genomic window carries:
- a CDS encoding MSMEG_0569 family flavin-dependent oxidoreductase, with amino-acid sequence MNFELDGLHRPVIVVGGGQAGLSMSHCLTSAGVGHVVLERERAGHEWRTRRWDSFCLVTPNWQCRLPGFPYPGDDPDGFMVRDEIVTYLESYVKEFDVPLCEGVEARRLRRLPGGGFRLTTSAGELTADHVVLATGPYQVPLKPRLAERLPEHVVQLHSAEYRNPDQLPDGDVLVVGTGQSGCQIAEDLHLAGRRVHLAVGSAPRVARRYRGRDVVAWLDEMGYYNRGIDEFADADAVRFRANHYVTGRDGGHDIDLRAFAAQGMQLYGRLNDVRNGQLSFADDLRRNLDAADAVSEGIKDSIDAYIAKREVAAPKEDRYKPVWEPRDSQRTLGAEALSAVVWSTGFGRDHRWIDVPVFDGKGYPTHHRGVTSCPGLYFLGLPWQHTWGSGRFCGVAADAEYLARRITDVGRGGDVRWLSGTPVSTYPADDDWVAPRTVA; translated from the coding sequence ATGAACTTCGAGCTCGACGGCCTGCACCGGCCGGTGATCGTGGTCGGCGGCGGCCAGGCGGGACTCTCGATGTCCCACTGCCTGACCTCCGCCGGAGTCGGGCACGTCGTGCTCGAACGCGAGCGCGCGGGGCACGAATGGCGGACCCGCCGCTGGGACAGTTTCTGCCTGGTCACGCCGAATTGGCAGTGCCGGCTCCCCGGTTTCCCCTACCCGGGTGACGATCCGGACGGGTTCATGGTCCGGGACGAGATCGTCACCTACCTCGAGTCGTACGTGAAGGAGTTCGACGTCCCGCTGTGCGAGGGCGTCGAAGCGAGGCGGCTGCGGCGGCTGCCCGGCGGCGGGTTCCGGCTGACGACGTCGGCCGGCGAGCTGACCGCCGACCACGTCGTACTGGCCACCGGCCCGTACCAGGTGCCGTTGAAGCCGCGGCTGGCCGAGCGGCTGCCGGAGCACGTCGTCCAGCTGCACTCGGCCGAGTACCGCAACCCGGACCAGCTGCCCGACGGCGACGTCCTGGTCGTCGGCACCGGCCAGTCCGGCTGCCAGATCGCCGAAGACCTGCACTTGGCCGGGCGCCGGGTGCACCTGGCCGTCGGGTCGGCGCCGCGCGTGGCCCGGCGCTACCGCGGTCGTGACGTCGTCGCCTGGCTCGACGAAATGGGTTACTACAACAGGGGAATCGACGAGTTCGCCGACGCGGACGCTGTGCGGTTCCGCGCCAACCACTACGTCACCGGACGCGACGGCGGCCACGACATCGACCTGCGCGCGTTCGCCGCGCAGGGCATGCAGCTGTACGGCCGCCTGAACGACGTCCGGAATGGACAGTTGTCGTTCGCGGACGACCTGCGCCGCAACCTCGACGCGGCGGACGCCGTCTCCGAGGGCATCAAGGACTCCATCGACGCCTACATCGCGAAACGCGAGGTGGCCGCACCGAAGGAGGACCGCTACAAGCCGGTCTGGGAACCGCGGGACAGTCAACGAACACTCGGCGCGGAAGCGCTTTCCGCCGTCGTCTGGAGCACCGGCTTCGGCCGCGACCACCGCTGGATCGACGTCCCGGTCTTCGACGGCAAGGGTTACCCGACGCACCACCGCGGCGTGACGAGCTGCCCCGGCCTGTACTTCCTCGGCCTGCCCTGGCAGCACACCTGGGGTTCCGGCCGCTTCTGCGGGGTCGCCGCGGACGCGGAGTACCTGGCCCGGCGGATCACCGACGTCGGACGCGGCGGCGACGTCCGCTGGCTGTCGGGCACGCCGGTCAGCACCTACCCGGCCGACGACGACTGGGTCGCCCCGAGGACGGTCGCATGA
- a CDS encoding GNAT family N-acetyltransferase, translating to MTGLLTRRLQQACDNAVAMWTALGRARGHDVRSHDGFVVIDGPAGVRIMPTTPDPGEDPAPVAKAGKDHGRALVVEDPFGTLDLTAVGMTARHLPVMVREPAPAPEPAAGVRRVGTGGDLVRAGRMVVDGFPLEHYRAGDVFPLSLLEQDGPAFFTLGDAGACLTMAHGGVGGAYWVTTMPEHRSKGVGRTLMHAVLRHFDGLPVTLTAARAGKPLYDSLGFETVGDAHWWS from the coding sequence ATGACCGGTTTGCTCACTCGGCGCCTGCAGCAGGCCTGCGACAACGCCGTCGCGATGTGGACCGCTCTGGGCCGGGCTCGGGGCCACGACGTCCGGTCGCACGACGGTTTTGTCGTCATCGACGGCCCGGCCGGTGTGCGGATCATGCCGACCACTCCGGATCCCGGGGAAGACCCGGCGCCGGTCGCGAAGGCGGGCAAGGATCACGGCCGCGCTCTGGTCGTCGAGGATCCTTTCGGCACGCTCGACCTCACGGCCGTCGGGATGACCGCGCGCCACCTGCCGGTGATGGTGCGCGAACCGGCGCCCGCGCCCGAGCCCGCCGCCGGTGTCCGCCGGGTCGGGACCGGCGGCGACCTGGTCCGGGCCGGGCGCATGGTGGTGGACGGCTTCCCGCTGGAGCACTACCGGGCCGGCGACGTCTTCCCGCTGTCGCTGCTGGAGCAGGACGGCCCGGCTTTCTTCACCCTCGGCGACGCGGGCGCCTGCCTGACCATGGCCCACGGCGGTGTCGGCGGCGCGTACTGGGTGACGACGATGCCGGAGCATCGTTCGAAGGGCGTCGGGCGGACGTTGATGCACGCCGTGCTGCGGCACTTCGACGGCCTCCCCGTGACGCTGACCGCCGCCCGGGCCGGCAAGCCGCTCTACGACTCGCTGGGCTTCGAGACCGTCGGTGACGCGCACTGGTGGAGCTGA
- a CDS encoding CHAT domain-containing protein yields MTNLDPSSVIESVRALQQAAADASCLGRFHQGVKHLRRGMTLLDSIHPVPDRHRTDWLVTRIKLASTLAAMSSEITGDVAAGLAGLDDVRLLINAVTDPVLQAELNGTLNHNYAMRLMTVGRNEDSLVSFDASLEHKEQLLAERGDPAPLMRGFVVTLSSRGWVHTKLGNVPHARADLSRALELSEKYELRGEAADVRRILGTLALRTGDVPEALRLYEESERAYRALELEAPALLSMEQAQALLTAGLADEAGSHLDDLISRMRAEPSIARDLGAAELERASAALLSDDIELARQMASSARRLLLRVGCRTCVANATVLGLQADVRDAVSSGEVPTGLPARALRAAEKMSQPQLVDQAATARMLAVRLDIRRGNLQRAAETLQKVPRPGQLTPIDYRMLRRLCRAELAVAQGSRAKALTEIRSGLTELDAVRDRMGGLDLVSGTALHGQELADLAVKLVLERSDARRLFVWLERTRAQTYRYEPLSAGTDPELAARVAEVRGLGQAIQEAQHDGHPIAGLRAKYNERLREAQRLGWHTGRWGRPRPLAGLSEVAGQLGERAMVSFAASGDELVAVVVAGGECRLVRLGSAGDAAESARVLNVDLDALAPDNLPERLAEVVMVSARKQADRLDAQLIQPLEKLFGDRDLVIVPTGPLYAVPWGVLPGLRGRPTVVAPSATAWLAAERTKLSRARKIVLVRGPGLAGARGELEKLTTHYRTATTMTGAKATVKSVLRAMDGAKLAHFAAHGAHEPENALFSRLELADGALFGHEMAGLRQPPRQVVFAACELALNRIRPGDEALGFASALLASGSRTVIAPLSRVGDLASAAAMDDYYRALAVRDSPSLALADAIAVDPFRRPFVCLGAG; encoded by the coding sequence GTGACAAACCTGGACCCCTCGTCGGTCATCGAGTCGGTCCGCGCACTCCAGCAAGCCGCCGCCGATGCGTCCTGCCTCGGGCGTTTTCACCAAGGGGTCAAGCACCTGCGGCGCGGGATGACCCTGCTGGACTCGATCCACCCGGTGCCGGATCGGCACCGCACGGACTGGCTGGTCACCCGGATCAAGCTGGCCAGCACCCTGGCGGCCATGTCGTCGGAGATCACCGGCGACGTCGCCGCCGGGCTGGCCGGGCTCGACGATGTGCGGCTGCTCATCAACGCGGTGACCGACCCGGTGCTGCAGGCCGAGCTCAACGGCACCCTGAACCACAACTACGCCATGCGGCTCATGACCGTCGGGCGCAACGAGGACAGTCTCGTTTCCTTCGACGCTTCGCTCGAGCACAAGGAACAACTGCTCGCGGAGCGCGGCGATCCGGCACCGCTGATGCGGGGGTTCGTGGTGACCCTGTCGTCGCGGGGCTGGGTCCACACGAAGCTGGGCAATGTCCCGCACGCTCGCGCGGACTTGAGCCGGGCCCTGGAGCTTTCGGAGAAGTACGAGCTGCGGGGCGAGGCCGCCGATGTCCGGCGGATCCTCGGCACACTGGCGCTGCGGACCGGCGACGTGCCGGAAGCTCTGCGGTTGTACGAAGAAAGCGAGCGGGCCTACCGCGCGCTGGAGCTGGAGGCACCTGCACTCCTTTCGATGGAACAGGCGCAAGCACTCCTCACAGCCGGGCTGGCCGACGAGGCGGGAAGCCATCTCGACGACCTCATCTCCCGGATGCGGGCGGAGCCCAGCATCGCCCGCGATCTCGGCGCTGCCGAGCTGGAGCGGGCGTCGGCGGCCCTGCTGAGTGACGACATCGAACTCGCCCGGCAGATGGCCAGCTCGGCTCGCCGGCTCCTGCTGCGGGTCGGCTGCCGGACCTGTGTGGCCAACGCGACCGTCCTGGGGCTGCAGGCCGACGTACGGGACGCCGTGTCGAGTGGCGAAGTGCCCACCGGACTTCCCGCCAGGGCCTTGCGGGCTGCCGAGAAGATGTCTCAGCCGCAGCTGGTCGATCAGGCCGCGACCGCTCGGATGCTCGCCGTCCGGTTGGACATCCGGCGGGGAAACCTCCAGCGCGCCGCCGAGACGTTGCAGAAGGTGCCGCGGCCCGGGCAGCTGACTCCGATCGACTACCGGATGCTTCGGCGGCTCTGCCGGGCCGAGCTGGCCGTCGCGCAGGGGAGCCGGGCCAAGGCGCTCACCGAGATCCGGTCCGGGTTGACCGAGCTCGACGCCGTTCGCGATCGGATGGGCGGGCTGGACCTCGTGTCCGGGACCGCTCTGCACGGTCAGGAGCTCGCCGACCTCGCGGTCAAGCTCGTGCTGGAACGCAGTGACGCGCGGCGGCTGTTCGTCTGGCTGGAGCGGACGCGGGCCCAGACCTACCGCTACGAACCGCTGTCCGCCGGGACCGATCCCGAGCTGGCCGCGCGGGTGGCCGAGGTGCGCGGGCTCGGGCAGGCCATCCAGGAGGCCCAGCACGACGGGCACCCGATCGCGGGCCTGCGCGCCAAGTACAACGAGCGCCTGCGGGAAGCCCAGCGGCTCGGCTGGCACACCGGGCGCTGGGGCCGGCCGCGGCCGCTGGCCGGGTTGAGCGAGGTTGCCGGGCAGCTCGGCGAGCGGGCCATGGTCAGCTTTGCCGCCTCCGGGGACGAGCTGGTCGCGGTGGTCGTCGCCGGGGGTGAGTGCCGGCTGGTGCGGCTCGGGTCGGCCGGGGACGCCGCCGAGTCCGCGCGGGTGCTGAACGTCGACCTCGACGCGCTCGCGCCGGACAACCTGCCCGAACGGCTGGCCGAGGTCGTCATGGTGTCGGCGCGCAAGCAGGCCGACCGGCTCGACGCGCAGCTGATCCAGCCTCTGGAAAAGCTGTTCGGCGACCGCGATCTGGTCATCGTCCCCACCGGGCCGCTGTACGCGGTGCCGTGGGGGGTGCTGCCGGGGCTGCGGGGGCGGCCGACCGTCGTCGCGCCGTCGGCGACCGCGTGGCTCGCCGCCGAGCGGACGAAGCTGTCGCGGGCGCGCAAGATCGTGCTCGTCCGCGGGCCCGGGCTGGCCGGCGCTCGCGGTGAGCTCGAGAAGCTGACCACGCACTACCGCACCGCGACGACGATGACCGGCGCCAAGGCGACCGTGAAGTCCGTGCTGCGCGCGATGGACGGCGCCAAGCTGGCCCACTTCGCCGCACACGGCGCGCACGAGCCGGAGAACGCGCTCTTCTCACGCCTCGAGCTCGCCGACGGCGCCCTGTTCGGCCACGAGATGGCCGGGCTGCGGCAGCCGCCGCGGCAGGTCGTGTTCGCCGCGTGCGAGCTCGCGCTCAACCGGATCCGGCCGGGCGACGAGGCCCTCGGGTTCGCCAGCGCCCTGCTCGCGAGTGGCTCGCGGACGGTGATCGCGCCCCTGTCCCGCGTCGGCGACCTCGCTTCGGCCGCCGCGATGGACGACTACTACCGGGCCCTCGCGGTCCGCGACAGCCCGTCGCTGGCGCTGGCCGACGCGATCGCGGTCGACCCGTTCCGCCGCCCTTTCGTCTGCCTCGGCGCGGGTTGA
- a CDS encoding serine hydrolase domain-containing protein, with protein MSSEHIQGTVADGYESVREEFAAVAAGEGGDYAAQLVAHVGSERVVDLWTGPEITADSLTGVFSSTKGAAHLVVALLVQDGVLDLDERVSHYWPEFGVAGKAAITLRDLLAHRAGVVGADHGFTAEEIADDRIIAERLAPQKPYWRPGTAFGYHALVIGALTGEVVRRVTGRSIQEHYEERVRKPYGLDFYLGLPEDLEPRFLTTQPMLPTPEQLAALAANATGPDSITAIAFNRNHPKAPELWDLPNIKQLRRLSPASVGGVASARGLAGMYAAAISGPNPLLSPETAADVAQIHSIGEDLSTRGPNAFGLGFSVVGYDYPVLGQGAFGHSGAAGSQAFADPRTGLAYGYNRRRFAFPGGAAPENTRLISAIHTAVTTKRS; from the coding sequence ATGTCGTCCGAGCACATCCAGGGCACCGTCGCAGACGGGTACGAGTCCGTCCGTGAGGAGTTCGCCGCCGTCGCGGCCGGTGAAGGTGGCGACTACGCCGCCCAGCTCGTCGCGCACGTGGGCAGCGAGCGCGTCGTCGACCTGTGGACCGGCCCGGAGATCACGGCCGACTCCCTGACCGGCGTGTTCTCCTCGACCAAGGGTGCCGCGCACCTGGTGGTCGCGCTCCTGGTGCAGGACGGCGTGCTGGACCTCGACGAACGCGTCAGCCACTACTGGCCGGAGTTCGGCGTCGCGGGCAAGGCCGCGATCACGCTGCGGGACCTGTTGGCGCACCGCGCCGGCGTCGTCGGCGCGGACCACGGGTTCACCGCCGAGGAGATCGCCGACGACCGGATCATCGCCGAGCGCCTCGCACCGCAGAAGCCGTACTGGCGCCCGGGAACGGCGTTCGGCTACCACGCCCTGGTGATCGGCGCCCTGACCGGCGAGGTCGTCCGGCGGGTGACCGGCCGCAGCATCCAGGAGCACTACGAAGAGCGCGTCCGCAAGCCGTACGGCCTCGATTTCTACCTGGGGCTGCCCGAAGACCTGGAGCCGCGTTTCCTGACGACGCAACCGATGCTGCCGACCCCGGAGCAGCTGGCCGCGCTGGCGGCGAACGCGACGGGCCCGGACAGCATCACGGCGATCGCGTTCAACCGCAACCACCCGAAGGCCCCGGAACTCTGGGACCTCCCGAACATCAAGCAGCTACGCCGGCTGAGCCCGGCTTCAGTAGGCGGCGTCGCGTCCGCGCGTGGCCTCGCCGGAATGTACGCGGCGGCCATCAGCGGCCCGAACCCCCTCCTGTCCCCGGAAACCGCCGCGGACGTAGCCCAGATCCACTCGATCGGCGAGGACCTGTCAACACGAGGCCCCAACGCCTTCGGCCTGGGCTTCTCGGTGGTCGGATACGACTACCCGGTCCTGGGCCAGGGAGCATTCGGCCACAGCGGAGCAGCGGGCTCCCAGGCATTCGCGGACCCCCGAACAGGCTTGGCGTACGGCTACAACCGCCGCAGATTCGCCTTCCCCGGCGGCGCGGCTCCGGAGAACACGCGCCTGATCTCAGCAATCCACACAGCGGTGACAACAAAGCGATCCTGA
- a CDS encoding VOC family protein, with protein MKLTSTVLGARDPHALAVFYATLLDWAIKTDEPEWVTLRPDDGGPGLSFQLEPGHVPPEWPHADGAQQMQLHLDIEVDDLDAAGVIAIDAGAGLAAFQPQEKVRVYLDPAGHPFCLWTRE; from the coding sequence ATGAAGCTGACTTCGACCGTGCTCGGCGCGCGGGATCCGCACGCGCTGGCCGTTTTCTACGCGACCCTGCTCGACTGGGCGATCAAGACCGACGAGCCGGAGTGGGTGACGCTGCGCCCCGACGACGGCGGCCCCGGCCTCTCCTTCCAGCTGGAACCCGGCCATGTGCCACCGGAATGGCCGCACGCGGACGGTGCCCAGCAGATGCAGCTGCACCTGGACATCGAGGTCGACGACCTCGACGCCGCCGGCGTGATCGCGATCGACGCGGGCGCCGGGCTCGCGGCGTTCCAGCCGCAGGAGAAGGTGCGCGTGTACCTCGATCCGGCCGGGCATCCGTTCTGCCTCTGGACGCGCGAATGA
- a CDS encoding NUDIX domain-containing protein translates to MTADKHLAYCWIARGDEVLFLRRAPGVFLAGRWELPGGTVEPGEPHEAAAVREAAEETGLTVRISGERGRDTWPDITGRPLRIHACFYTAEESGEGEVVLNPEEHDDFAWLTPADARALELPEHFRRLLSS, encoded by the coding sequence ATGACGGCCGACAAGCACCTCGCGTACTGCTGGATCGCCCGCGGTGACGAGGTGCTGTTCCTCCGCCGCGCGCCGGGGGTCTTCCTCGCCGGGCGCTGGGAGCTGCCGGGCGGGACGGTCGAGCCGGGCGAACCCCACGAGGCCGCGGCGGTGCGCGAAGCGGCGGAGGAAACCGGGCTGACGGTCCGGATCAGCGGGGAGCGCGGCCGCGACACGTGGCCGGACATCACGGGACGGCCGCTGCGGATCCACGCGTGCTTCTACACGGCCGAGGAATCGGGCGAGGGCGAAGTGGTGCTCAATCCGGAAGAACACGACGACTTCGCGTGGCTTACGCCGGCGGACGCGCGCGCTTTGGAGCTGCCGGAGCACTTTCGGCGGCTGCTGTCTTCGTAG
- a CDS encoding YciI family protein has translation MYIALLTYTAPETEVDYALPDHSVWLRTQFTRGIFLVSGKGTGAADHVILTRPVLRGKLDAVLASDPFVVQRLARYDVIEFTATRTAQELLAINEAIAS, from the coding sequence ATGTACATCGCACTGCTGACCTACACAGCGCCCGAAACAGAAGTCGACTACGCGCTCCCGGACCATTCGGTCTGGTTGCGCACGCAATTCACGAGGGGGATTTTCCTCGTTTCCGGAAAGGGGACCGGCGCGGCCGACCACGTGATCCTCACCCGCCCGGTGCTCCGCGGCAAGCTCGACGCGGTCCTCGCCAGCGACCCGTTCGTGGTCCAGCGCCTCGCCCGCTACGACGTCATCGAATTCACCGCCACCCGCACCGCACAGGAGCTGCTGGCGATCAACGAGGCCATCGCCTCCTGA
- a CDS encoding pyridoxal phosphate-dependent aminotransferase, protein MRHGMTTSGLFQQSQAHSPSFFSVMRAMGQHGDDLADFCIPCNPYFPTDGMFGELERNLRTILKFYPSDAGAITAQLAHVLRLNPSTISLANGSTELITWIDHLLVDASIAVPIPTFGRWTDQPLETGKRVDMFLLKEANNFELRVDEYIEFVKRRGSRVAVLCNPNNPDGGYLSRREVIRFMDALEDLDLVVIDESFIDFVEAEMNPSVAAEAVVRPNVIVLKSLGKNFGLHGIRFGYQVSNPALTRKLSAALPKWNLNSLAETVIFMLAEHHAEYEDSLKRLALDRFMMNSQLSQFPELTVYPSQANFLLVKLPGSVDGAELCDYLLTEHHLLVRQCGNKIGMTSQFMRFGVRPDTEVERLVEGLRGVERLGGGRHTPAIELVSHSREPERSIS, encoded by the coding sequence GTGCGGCACGGCATGACCACGAGCGGCCTTTTCCAGCAGAGTCAGGCCCACAGCCCGTCGTTCTTCTCCGTCATGCGGGCGATGGGCCAGCACGGCGACGACCTCGCGGACTTCTGCATCCCCTGCAACCCGTACTTCCCGACCGACGGGATGTTCGGCGAGCTGGAACGCAACCTCCGCACGATCCTCAAGTTCTACCCGAGCGACGCGGGCGCGATCACCGCGCAGCTGGCGCACGTCCTGCGCCTGAACCCGTCGACGATCTCGCTGGCCAACGGCTCGACCGAGCTCATCACCTGGATCGACCACCTGCTGGTGGACGCGAGCATCGCGGTGCCGATCCCGACGTTCGGCCGCTGGACCGACCAGCCGCTGGAAACCGGCAAGCGCGTCGACATGTTCCTGTTGAAGGAAGCGAACAACTTCGAGCTGCGTGTCGACGAGTACATCGAGTTCGTCAAGCGCCGGGGCTCGCGGGTCGCGGTGCTGTGCAACCCGAACAACCCCGACGGGGGGTACCTCTCGCGTCGCGAGGTCATCCGGTTCATGGACGCCCTCGAGGACCTCGATCTCGTCGTGATCGACGAGTCGTTCATCGACTTCGTCGAGGCCGAGATGAACCCGTCGGTGGCCGCCGAAGCCGTCGTGCGGCCGAACGTCATCGTGCTGAAGAGCCTCGGGAAGAACTTCGGGCTGCACGGGATCCGGTTCGGTTACCAGGTGTCGAACCCGGCGCTGACCCGCAAGCTGTCGGCCGCGCTGCCGAAGTGGAACCTGAACTCGCTGGCCGAGACCGTCATCTTCATGCTCGCCGAGCACCACGCGGAGTACGAGGACAGTCTCAAACGGCTCGCGCTCGACCGGTTCATGATGAACTCGCAGCTGAGCCAGTTCCCGGAGCTGACGGTGTACCCGTCGCAGGCGAACTTCCTGCTCGTCAAGCTGCCCGGGTCGGTCGACGGCGCCGAGCTGTGCGACTACCTGCTCACCGAGCACCACCTGCTGGTGCGCCAGTGCGGCAACAAGATCGGCATGACCAGCCAGTTCATGCGCTTCGGGGTGCGGCCGGACACCGAAGTCGAGCGGCTGGTCGAGGGACTGCGCGGGGTCGAGCGGCTCGGCGGCGGCCGCCACACGCCGGCGATCGAGCTCGTCTCGCACTCCCGCGAGCCGGAACGGTCGATCAGCTGA
- a CDS encoding phosphotransferase enzyme family protein, with protein MADFQANLRPFAELDRAGRTRRLRRLAEAALTDYDVPVARLTPLARGRNTTFRVDGADGHRYVLRVERPDGPSVAQVRAEIAWLSALCRETDLVVPRPVPTRHREPATVVADPAVPEPRTCVLRHWVEGRFLDERLTPTQLYRLGEVTARLHRHGARMNGLDRGRVDDLSAFGRAQVDGFSATVVERAVALTGEDVRAALARVRAVRAALGFGADVFGLVHGGLHQENYLFHRGRVAVVGFDDCGYGHYAYDLAVTVEAIAHLPHRAQLREALLDGYRSVRPATFATDPAVLDAFAGLRRVQLRLRALDGTA; from the coding sequence ATGGCCGACTTCCAGGCGAACCTCCGGCCGTTCGCCGAACTCGACCGCGCGGGCCGCACCCGCAGACTGCGCCGGCTCGCCGAAGCCGCGTTGACCGACTACGACGTCCCGGTGGCCCGGCTGACCCCGCTGGCGCGCGGGCGCAACACGACGTTCCGGGTGGACGGCGCGGACGGCCACCGGTACGTCCTGCGCGTGGAACGGCCGGACGGCCCGAGCGTCGCGCAGGTGCGGGCCGAGATCGCCTGGCTCTCGGCGCTGTGCCGCGAAACGGACCTGGTGGTGCCGCGGCCGGTGCCGACGCGGCACCGGGAACCGGCCACCGTCGTCGCCGACCCGGCCGTCCCCGAACCACGCACCTGCGTGCTGCGCCACTGGGTCGAAGGCCGGTTCCTGGACGAGCGGCTCACCCCGACGCAGCTGTACCGGCTGGGCGAGGTCACCGCGCGGCTGCACCGCCACGGCGCCCGGATGAACGGCCTCGACCGCGGCCGCGTCGACGACCTCAGCGCCTTCGGCCGGGCCCAGGTGGACGGCTTCTCGGCGACCGTCGTCGAGCGCGCGGTCGCCCTGACCGGCGAGGACGTCCGCGCCGCGCTGGCGCGGGTGCGGGCGGTGCGGGCCGCGCTCGGGTTCGGCGCCGACGTGTTCGGCCTGGTCCACGGCGGCCTGCACCAGGAGAACTACCTGTTCCACCGCGGCCGGGTCGCGGTGGTCGGCTTCGACGACTGCGGGTATGGGCACTACGCCTACGACCTGGCGGTGACAGTCGAGGCGATCGCGCACCTGCCGCACCGCGCGCAGTTGCGGGAGGCGCTGCTGGACGGGTATCGGTCGGTGCGCCCGGCCACGTTCGCGACCGACCCGGCCGTGCTCGACGCCTTCGCCGGGTTGCGCCGGGTCCAGCTGCGGCTGCGCGCGCTCGACGGCACGGCCTGA
- a CDS encoding TetR/AcrR family transcriptional regulator has product MAGRSSNATSTRDRLLLAAGQLLHEADGGAVSTRAICERAGVQAPTLYHHFGNKQGLLDAVVNYGFTQYVQAPETGGDPVARIREGWDRQVEYGLENPAFYVLLYGQIEPGVPCNLTSSAEAMLLELFTPLARAGRLRVEATEAARQFAAANSGVTLSLIAQPEGARDLAMSAQVRDAVLAGLLTDGPAAGSSTSALAVALSTALADDVDELTTTERQLLREWLHRLAS; this is encoded by the coding sequence ATGGCCGGACGATCGAGCAACGCCACCAGTACCCGCGACCGCCTCCTGCTGGCCGCCGGGCAGCTCCTGCACGAAGCGGACGGCGGCGCGGTGTCGACGCGCGCGATCTGCGAACGCGCCGGCGTCCAGGCCCCGACCCTGTACCACCACTTCGGCAACAAGCAGGGCCTGCTCGACGCCGTCGTGAACTACGGCTTCACCCAGTACGTCCAGGCACCCGAAACCGGCGGCGACCCGGTCGCGCGGATCCGCGAGGGCTGGGACAGGCAAGTCGAGTACGGCCTGGAGAACCCGGCGTTCTACGTCCTGCTCTACGGCCAGATCGAGCCCGGCGTGCCGTGCAACCTCACCAGCAGCGCCGAGGCGATGCTGCTCGAGCTGTTCACCCCGCTCGCCCGCGCCGGGCGGCTGCGCGTCGAGGCGACCGAGGCCGCGCGGCAGTTCGCGGCGGCCAACAGCGGGGTCACACTCAGCCTGATCGCCCAGCCCGAAGGCGCCCGCGACCTGGCGATGTCCGCGCAGGTCCGGGACGCCGTGCTGGCCGGACTGCTCACCGACGGCCCGGCGGCAGGCTCGTCGACGAGCGCACTCGCGGTCGCTTTGTCGACCGCTCTCGCGGACGACGTCGACGAGCTGACGACCACCGAGCGGCAGCTGCTGCGGGAGTGGCTGCACCGCCTCGCGAGCTGA
- a CDS encoding LLM class F420-dependent oxidoreductase → MANVVNEFGVFLAPHRDDETRKAHAVAADKLGYGTVWFGTGSASVGDLKFVEDVLAATERITVATAIVNVWADEPEVLAESYHRLAGRYGKRLLLGIGVGHPESVAAYQSPYDKIVGYLDRLDAAGVPADARILAALGDRVLNLAAERTAGAVPYLVPVAHTRHARSVLGPGKLLTPEQKVVVDDDPVAARAIGRPYVREPYLGLRNYVNNLLRHGYTEADVADGGSDRLIDDLVLHGTPESIARRLRSHVDAGADHVAVQVLGPMPDVEAEHHRILAGLLL, encoded by the coding sequence ATGGCGAATGTAGTGAACGAGTTCGGCGTGTTCCTGGCCCCGCACCGCGACGACGAGACGCGCAAGGCGCACGCCGTCGCGGCCGACAAACTCGGTTACGGCACGGTCTGGTTCGGCACCGGCAGCGCTTCGGTCGGCGACCTCAAGTTCGTCGAGGACGTCTTGGCCGCGACCGAGCGGATCACCGTGGCGACGGCGATCGTGAACGTGTGGGCCGACGAACCGGAGGTTCTGGCCGAGTCGTACCACCGGCTCGCGGGCCGGTACGGAAAGCGCTTGCTCCTCGGCATCGGCGTCGGCCACCCGGAGTCGGTCGCGGCGTACCAGAGCCCGTACGACAAGATCGTCGGCTACCTCGACCGGCTCGACGCCGCCGGTGTGCCCGCCGACGCCCGGATCCTCGCCGCACTCGGCGACCGTGTGCTGAACCTGGCCGCCGAACGCACGGCCGGCGCGGTCCCCTACCTCGTGCCGGTCGCGCACACGCGGCACGCGCGCTCGGTGCTGGGCCCGGGCAAACTCCTGACGCCGGAACAGAAAGTGGTCGTCGACGACGACCCGGTGGCGGCGCGCGCGATCGGCCGCCCGTACGTGCGCGAGCCGTACCTCGGACTGCGCAACTACGTGAACAACCTGCTGCGCCACGGGTACACCGAGGCGGACGTCGCCGATGGCGGCAGTGACCGCCTGATCGACGACCTCGTGCTGCACGGCACGCCCGAGAGCATCGCGCGGCGCCTGCGGTCTCATGTGGACGCCGGAGCCGACCACGTGGCCGTCCAGGTGCTCGGCCCCATGCCGGACGTGGAGGCCGAGCACCACCGGATCCTCGCCGGCCTACTGCTCTGA